A genomic window from Silene latifolia isolate original U9 population chromosome Y, ASM4854445v1, whole genome shotgun sequence includes:
- the LOC141626597 gene encoding uncharacterized protein LOC141626597 — protein MSEVFNAYILKCRQKPIISMLEEIRESLMERLQIKRDMISKMDIFLCSIIKEKLEKSKIEARGWSAFWEGTFCYGVSDGATQVKFVGDLRHKTCSCRSWQLNGIPCIHDVAAIWKNVEHPEHYVAECYHKVGYLKAYKFNMEPLNGPQEWPISEYQPINPPPLNKLRACRPKTKRRMKSGEKSSTKKLTKSGAVVRCSKCRELGHNKRNCNNNITSEIEIPSQPMHQMYTSPNDFNSSANAIQPRRVAYYTDYEGQQTLQSMTNCQGNVPDVGSSFMKRNGRMCITSQRLQVHFLEILGDTKTVKVRSNLSKMKQIWGNERKELVDCKRSFDVEILIRFFMVEEEHVGTLTKHWIYFNFVSASIYFRF, from the exons ATGAGTGAGGTATTCAATGCTTATATCCTAAAGTGTAGACAAAAACCTATAATATCAATGTTAGAAGAGATAAGAGAGAGTCTAATGGAGAGATTGCAAATAAAGAGAGATATGATATCAAAGATGGATATCTTTCTATGCTCGATAATTAAAGAGAAATTGGAGAAATCTAAGATTGAAGCAAGGGGCTGGTCGGCTTTTTGGGAAGGAACATTCTGCTATGGAGTAAGTGATGGCGCAACTCAGGTTAAGTTCGTTGGGGATTTGAGGCATAAGACTTGTAGTTGTAGATCATGGCAATTAAATGGCATACCATGCATACATGATGTGGCGGCCATATGGAAAAATGTAGAGCACCCCGAGCATTATGTTGCAGAATGTTACCACAAAGTGGGCTACTTAAAAGCGTACAAATTCAACATGGAGCCACTAAATGGTCCACAAGAATGGCCTATTTCAGAGTATCAGCCAATCAATCCGCCACCTTTAAACAAATTGAGAGCTTGTAGACCAAAGACTAAAAGGAGGATGAAAAGCGGTGAAAAGTCTTCTACTAAAAAACTCACCAAAAGCGGTGCTGTTGTGAGGTGTAGCAAATGCCGAGAACTGGGTCATAACAAAAGGAACTGCAACAATAATATTACTTCTGAGATCGAGATACCTAGTCAACCGATGCATCAAATGTATACCAGCCCTAATGATTTCAATTCATCAGCTAAT GCGATACAACCAAGGAGAGTGGCGTACTACACTGATTATGAAGGCCAACAAACTTTACAATCCATgaccaattgccaaggtaacgtaCCTGATGTCGGATCATCTTTCATGAAGCGAAATGGTAGAATGTGTATCACTAGCCAAAGATTACAA GTTCATTTTTTGGAAATATTGGGGGACACTAAAACTGTGAAGGTTAGAAGTAATCTTAGTAAAATGAAGCAAATATGGGGCAACGAGAGGAAGGAACTCGTTGATTGCAAAAGGAGTTTTGATGTAGAGATACTAATAAGATTTTTTATGGTTGAGGAAGAACATGTTGGGACATTAACCAAACATTggatttattttaattttgtgtCAGCCTCAATTTATTTTCGTTTTTAA